A region from the Corylus avellana chromosome ca7, CavTom2PMs-1.0 genome encodes:
- the LOC132188266 gene encoding pyruvate dehydrogenase E1 component subunit alpha-3, chloroplastic yields the protein MSFTSTTKFVQPLHLNTTSARSNDHKPFLDPFKPTSFLGSTNKLRFTSLAKSHQANLHRRSAVVAVSEVVKEKKPKSSTNLLITKDEGLVLYEDMILGRAFEDMCAQMYYRGKMFGFVHLYNGQEAVSTGFIKLLKKEDSVVSTYRDHVHALSKGVPARAVMSELFGKTTGCCRGQGGSMHMFSKEHNVLGGFAFIGEGIPVATGAAFTSKYRREVLQEADCDHVTVAFFGDGTCNNGQFFECLNMAALWKLPIVFVVENNLWAIGMSHLRAASDPEIWKKGPAFGMPGVHVDGMDVLKVRDVAKEAVGRARRGEGPTLVECETYRFRGHSLADPDELRDPAEKARYAARDPVTALKKYMIENNLSSEAELKAIEKKIDEVVEEAVEFADESPHPGRSQLLENVFADPKGFGIGPDGRYRCEDPKFTEGTAHV from the exons ATGTCGTTCACGTCGACGACCAAGTTCGTGCAGCCCCTCCATCTGAACACCACCTCCGCCAGATCCAATGACCACAAGCCTTTCCTCGACCCATTCAAGCCCACCTCCTTTCTCGGATCCACAAACAAGCTTCGCTTCACTTCTCTTGCCAAGTCCCATCAGGCTAATCTCCACCGTCGATCCGCTGTGGTCGCCGTATCCGAGGTAGTCAAGGAGAAGAAGCCCAAATCCAGCACCAATCTG CTGATCACTAAAGACGAAGGCTTGGTGCTCTATGAAGATATGATATTAGGCAGAGCTTTTGAAGACATGTGTGCCCAGATGTATTACAGGGGGAAAATGTTTGGTTTCGTTCACCTCTACAATGGCCAAGAGGCCGTGTCAACTGGGTTTATCAAGCTTTTGAAGAAGGAAGATTCTGTGGTCAGTACATACCGGGATCACGTACATGCCCTGAGCAAAGGGGTCCCTGCTCGTGCCGTGATGAGTGAGCTCTTTGGAAAGACCACCGGATGCTGCCGAGGCCAGGGTGGTTCGATGCACATGTTCTCGAAAGAGCATAATGTGCTTGGTGGGTTCGCCTTCATTGGTGAAGGGATTCCGGTGGCCACGGGTGCAGCGTTCACCAGCAAGTATAGGAGGGAGGTATTGCAAGAGGCAGATTGTGATCATGTGACAGTGGCATTTTTCGGAGATGGGACTTGTAACAATGGCCAGTTCTTTGAGTGTTTGAACATGGCGGCTTTGTGGAAATTGCCGATTGTGTTTGTCGTGGAGAACAACCTATGGGCTATTGGGATGTCACATTTGAGGGCTGCTTCGGATCCAGAGATTTGGAAGAAGGGACCCGCATTTGGGATGCCCGGTGTTCATGTTGATGGCATGGATGTTTTGAAAGTTAGGGATGTTGCAAAGGAGGCAGTTGGAAGGGCTAGGAGAGGAGAAGGGCCGACGTTGGTGGAATGTGAAACATATAGGTTTAGAGGACACTCATTGGCTGATCCTGATGAGCTTCGTGACCCCG CTGAGAAGGCGCGCTATGCTGCTAGAGATCCTGTGACAGCGTTGAAGAAATATATGATTGAGAATAATTTATCGAGTGAAGCAGAGTTAAAGGCCATAGAGAAGAAGATAGATGAGGTGGTTGAGGAAGCTGTTGAGTTTGCAGATGAGAGCCCTCATCCAGGTCGCAGTCAGCTATTGGAGAATGTGTTTGCAGATCCAAAAGGTTTTGGAATTGGACCTGATGGGCGATATAGATGTGAGGATCCCAAATTCACCGAAGGCACTGCTCATGTGTAA